The Coregonus clupeaformis isolate EN_2021a chromosome 3, ASM2061545v1, whole genome shotgun sequence genome includes a region encoding these proteins:
- the mid1ip1l gene encoding mid1-interacting protein 1-like — translation MMQISSDPASNKNSLINVMHRFIAATNNMDETIMVPSLLRDVPLEVQESQQVEVVENNEPSYPNKQKDMYEHYLLLKSIKNDMEWGLLKREMSGGASFLEMAVKQEEQQSITGELPGEESADLEGQFHYHLRGLFGVLSKLTVQADHLTNRYKREIGGGNFMR, via the coding sequence ATGATGCAAATTAGTAGTGACCCGGCCAGCAACAAGAACTCTCTCATCAATGTGATGCACCGCTTCATCGCTGCAACCAACAACATGGATGAGACCATCATGGTACCCAGCCTGTTGCGGGATGTGCCCCTGGAGGTGCAGGAGAGCCAGCAGGTTGAGGTGGTGGAGAACAACGAGCCTTCCTACCCTAACAAGCAGAAGGACATGTACGAACACTACCTCCTCCTCAAGTCCATCAAGAACGACATGGAGTGGGGCCTGCTGAAGAGGGAGATGAGCGGTGGGGCCAGCTTCCTGGAAATGGCTGTCAAGCAAGAGGAGCAGCAGTCGATAACTGGGGAGCTCCCTGGTGAAGAGAGTGCCGATCTGGAGGGCCAGTTCCACTACCACCTCAGGGGACTGTTTGGAGTCCTGTCAAAACTCACAGTGCAAGCAGACCACCTCACCAACCGCTACAAGAGGGAAATCGGAGGTGGTAACTTCATGAGATAG